The following coding sequences lie in one Chthonomonadales bacterium genomic window:
- a CDS encoding lytic transglycosylase domain-containing protein: MRTPIRSALLGLLILAPLVPARAMPVDEYLKLRRSVGFDRRLTYATVERAPSDYAGRVLELRGIVSGSIQREHSAAFLLTLADGKDLLLDAPPNDSPLLTATTRPSVRVLARVVESGVGNVAPLQALGAAYEGEVAQRERDAVLHEQRAAARARQRRAVERSPLASRGYRARATQGVQGPVSELARRYLSPVAQAIYPHYAGFIANHNRRLTMEEVDAITVSLLYFAQRHRVDPRLVVALIIAESDFKPRSTSSKGAMGLGQIMPEEARANGLENPYDPIQNVRTSVNLLRQKLDIYREEGTPDGALTWRQIQLAMAAYNAGAGAVRKYGGVPPYRETQAYVKRVIATYRALCGG, translated from the coding sequence GTGAGAACCCCGATTCGCTCCGCCCTGCTGGGTCTGCTGATCCTTGCTCCCCTCGTGCCCGCTCGCGCGATGCCCGTCGATGAGTACCTGAAGCTGCGCCGGTCGGTCGGATTCGACCGCCGTCTCACCTACGCCACCGTCGAGCGCGCCCCGTCCGACTACGCGGGGCGCGTGCTGGAGCTGCGGGGCATCGTCAGCGGCTCCATTCAGCGCGAGCACAGCGCCGCCTTCCTGCTCACGCTCGCCGACGGCAAGGACCTGCTGCTGGATGCCCCGCCCAACGACTCCCCGCTGCTGACCGCCACCACGCGGCCGAGCGTTCGCGTGCTGGCGCGCGTGGTGGAGAGCGGCGTGGGCAACGTGGCGCCGCTGCAGGCGCTCGGCGCCGCCTACGAGGGCGAGGTGGCCCAGCGTGAGCGCGATGCCGTGCTGCACGAGCAGAGGGCGGCGGCGCGCGCCCGCCAGCGCCGCGCGGTGGAGCGCTCCCCCCTGGCCTCGCGTGGCTACCGCGCCCGGGCCACGCAGGGCGTCCAGGGCCCCGTGTCCGAGCTCGCGCGCCGCTATCTGTCGCCGGTGGCGCAGGCCATCTACCCGCATTACGCGGGCTTCATCGCCAACCACAACCGCCGGCTGACGATGGAGGAGGTGGACGCCATCACGGTGAGCTTGCTCTACTTCGCGCAGCGTCACCGGGTGGACCCGCGGCTGGTGGTCGCGCTGATCATCGCGGAGTCGGACTTCAAGCCGCGCTCCACCTCCAGCAAGGGCGCGATGGGCCTCGGCCAGATCATGCCAGAGGAGGCGCGCGCCAACGGCCTGGAGAACCCCTACGACCCGATCCAGAACGTACGCACCTCGGTTAACCTGCTGCGCCAGAAGCTGGACATCTACCGCGAGGAGGGCACGCCGGACGGCGCCCTCACCTGGCGGCAGATCCAGCTCGCCATGGCCGCCTACAACGCCGGCGCGGGCGCGGTGCGCAAGTACGGCGGCGTGCCGCCCTACCGCGAGACGCAGGCCTACGTGAAGCGCGTGATCGCCACCTACCGGGCGCTCTGCGGCGGCTAG
- a CDS encoding peptide ABC transporter substrate-binding protein: MTTGRDRRTAARAAACGLALAATLALGACGRSGQSGAGGAYSVQGGNVLRYALQSRPTTLDPALVEDGDTIDLLMQVFEGLVQWDVSNQVVPNLAEKWDVSPDGKVYTFHLNPNARFQKPHARPVTADDVVYSITRCLLPATRSPTAKTYLYDIVGAADVYEGRATAVSGLQALDPHTVRITIDRRKPYFLGKLTYPTAYVVCREAVEKNRGAIDEKAMVGTGPFALAEYRLGYSVTLAANPDYHGGKPILSGIERPVLADSNARQTRFESGGTDITDAQRADLSRIRQDATLGKELREFDRANIWYLALNQKAFAPFRDRRVRQAIAMAIDKDALIRLALSGTAVRANGIIPPGVPGYDPSYRGLPTDPARARALLAAAGYPGGKGFPRLTISFRQGYRYIEDCVVAIRSDLKRSLGIEVDIQQVEWAQFLTQRSDGTMPCYCLRWSADYLDPQNFLSLMLHSGSPENSIGYHSREFDGLCDRADVEPDPARRIALYRQAERVAVEDAPWVCLYHLHDVELHKPYVKGIRDSLMGHLPHVTTSVARH, encoded by the coding sequence ATGACGACGGGACGAGACCGCCGCACGGCGGCCCGGGCGGCGGCGTGCGGGCTGGCGCTCGCGGCGACGCTGGCGCTCGGGGCGTGCGGACGCTCGGGGCAGAGCGGCGCCGGGGGGGCCTACAGCGTGCAGGGCGGCAACGTCCTCCGCTACGCGCTGCAGAGCCGCCCGACCACGCTGGACCCCGCGCTCGTGGAGGACGGCGACACCATCGACCTGCTCATGCAGGTGTTCGAGGGCCTGGTGCAGTGGGACGTGAGCAACCAGGTCGTCCCCAACCTCGCCGAGAAGTGGGACGTCAGCCCCGACGGCAAGGTCTACACCTTCCACCTCAACCCCAACGCGCGCTTCCAGAAGCCCCACGCGCGCCCCGTGACGGCCGACGACGTGGTCTACAGCATCACGCGATGCCTGCTCCCCGCCACCCGGTCGCCCACCGCGAAGACCTACCTCTACGACATCGTGGGCGCCGCGGACGTCTACGAGGGCCGCGCCACGGCGGTCTCCGGGCTCCAGGCGCTCGACCCGCACACCGTGCGGATCACCATCGACCGCCGCAAGCCCTACTTCCTCGGCAAGCTGACCTACCCGACCGCCTACGTGGTGTGCCGGGAGGCGGTCGAGAAGAACCGCGGCGCCATCGACGAGAAGGCGATGGTCGGCACCGGGCCCTTCGCCCTGGCCGAGTACCGCCTGGGCTACAGCGTGACCCTGGCGGCCAACCCGGACTACCACGGCGGCAAGCCGATCCTCTCCGGCATCGAGCGGCCGGTCCTTGCCGACTCCAATGCCCGCCAGACGCGCTTCGAGAGCGGCGGCACCGACATCACCGACGCGCAGCGCGCCGACCTGAGCCGCATCCGCCAGGACGCCACCCTCGGCAAGGAGCTGCGCGAGTTCGACCGCGCCAACATCTGGTACCTGGCGCTCAACCAGAAGGCCTTCGCCCCCTTCCGCGACCGCCGCGTTCGCCAGGCGATCGCCATGGCCATCGACAAGGACGCCCTCATCCGCCTGGCGCTCAGCGGCACCGCCGTTCGCGCCAACGGCATCATCCCGCCCGGGGTTCCGGGCTACGACCCCTCCTACCGGGGCCTGCCCACGGACCCGGCCAGGGCGCGCGCCCTGCTCGCCGCCGCCGGCTACCCCGGCGGCAAGGGCTTCCCGCGGCTGACGATCTCCTTTCGCCAGGGGTACAGGTACATCGAGGACTGCGTGGTGGCCATCCGCAGCGACCTCAAGCGCAGCCTGGGGATCGAGGTCGACATCCAGCAGGTCGAATGGGCGCAGTTCCTCACCCAGCGCAGCGACGGCACGATGCCCTGCTACTGCCTGCGCTGGTCGGCGGACTACCTGGACCCGCAGAACTTTCTCTCGCTGATGCTGCACTCGGGCTCGCCGGAGAACTCGATCGGCTACCACAGCCGCGAGTTCGACGGCCTGTGCGACCGGGCCGACGTGGAGCCGGACCCGGCCCGCCGCATCGCGCTCTACCGCCAGGCCGAGCGCGTCGCCGTGGAGGACGCGCCCTGGGTGTGCCTCTACCACCTCCACGATGTGGAGCTCCACAAGCCGTACGTCAAGGGGATCCGCGACTCGCTGATGGGCCACCTGCCGCACGTGACCACCAGCGTGGCGCGCCACTGA
- a CDS encoding C1 family peptidase gives MADTCQETGALCPERIGRFRREFEADSRHRAALNAVTRTPVRGVAMNREAVARHNHTFSHVVKAGEATSQNASGRCWLFAGLNAFRMATAEKLNLENFEFSQNYLMFWDKLEKSNYFLESILSTLDEEADSRLIAWLVQSPIQDGGQWDMFVNLVRKYGLVPKQAMPETESSGSTGQMNERITEKLREHAARLRRDHRAGAAANELRARKEAMLGEAYRMLCIHLGEPPERFEWQWRDKDKEFHRDGVLTPRQFLERYVECDLTSMACLIHCPQESTPLNRVYTIDYLGNVVGGQIIRYLNVEPETMKRAAIAMLKDGRPVWFGCDVGKAFDRDLGLMDADLYEYGAVYGTTFDMTKAERLDYGASQMTHAMVLTGVDLDEAGRPRKWRVENSWGDKGGEKGFMVMTDAWFDLYNYEVSVDRKYLSPDLLAALDGEPVHLPPWHPMGALALA, from the coding sequence TTGGCCGACACGTGCCAGGAGACCGGGGCGCTCTGCCCCGAGCGAATAGGGCGCTTTCGACGGGAGTTCGAGGCCGACTCGCGGCACCGCGCGGCGCTCAACGCCGTGACGCGCACGCCGGTGCGCGGCGTCGCCATGAACCGCGAGGCGGTGGCGCGCCACAACCACACCTTTTCGCACGTGGTGAAGGCCGGCGAGGCCACCAGCCAGAACGCGAGCGGGCGCTGCTGGCTCTTCGCCGGGCTCAACGCGTTTCGAATGGCGACCGCCGAGAAGCTCAACCTGGAGAACTTCGAGTTCTCCCAGAACTACCTGATGTTCTGGGACAAGCTCGAGAAGAGCAACTACTTCCTCGAGAGCATCCTGAGCACGCTGGACGAGGAGGCCGACAGCCGTTTGATCGCCTGGCTCGTGCAGTCGCCCATCCAGGACGGCGGCCAGTGGGATATGTTCGTCAACCTCGTGCGCAAGTACGGCCTCGTACCCAAGCAGGCCATGCCGGAGACCGAGAGCAGCGGCAGCACGGGACAGATGAACGAGCGCATCACGGAGAAGCTGCGCGAGCACGCCGCGCGCCTGCGCCGCGACCACCGCGCAGGCGCGGCGGCCAACGAGCTGCGCGCGCGCAAGGAGGCCATGCTCGGCGAGGCCTACCGGATGCTCTGCATCCACCTGGGCGAGCCGCCGGAGCGCTTTGAGTGGCAGTGGCGCGACAAGGACAAGGAGTTCCACCGCGACGGCGTGCTGACGCCGCGCCAGTTCCTGGAGCGCTACGTGGAGTGCGACCTGACGTCGATGGCCTGCCTCATCCACTGCCCGCAGGAGAGCACGCCGCTCAACCGCGTCTACACCATCGATTATCTGGGCAACGTGGTCGGCGGGCAGATCATCCGCTACCTCAACGTGGAGCCGGAGACGATGAAGCGCGCGGCCATCGCCATGCTCAAGGACGGGCGTCCGGTGTGGTTTGGCTGCGACGTGGGCAAGGCGTTCGACCGCGACCTGGGGCTGATGGACGCGGACCTCTACGAGTACGGGGCCGTCTACGGCACGACCTTCGACATGACGAAGGCCGAGCGGCTGGACTACGGGGCGAGCCAGATGACCCACGCGATGGTGCTCACCGGCGTGGACCTCGATGAGGCGGGTCGCCCTCGCAAGTGGCGCGTGGAGAACTCGTGGGGCGACAAGGGAGGCGAGAAGGGCTTCATGGTGATGACGGACGCGTGGTTCGACCTCTACAACTACGAGGTCTCGGTGGACCGCAAGTACCTCTCGCCGGATCTGCTGGCGGCGCTGGATGGCGAGCCGGTCCACCTTCCCCCCTGGCACCCGATGGGCGCGCTGGCGCTCGCCTGA